In the Gemmatimonadota bacterium genome, ATAATCCTTTCTTAGTAATACTTCACTCACTAACTGGCCCAACGAGCAATAATAAACAAATGAAAACGCTTTGTCAATGGCGTTGGGGATGATGTGCACCTCACCCATACCCCAACACCTTCAAATACGCCTTCACCGTATTCTCCAGTCCCATAAAAACAGTATCTGCGATCAGTGCGTGACCAATAGACACTTCGAGAATCCCGGGAATCGTCACAAACTCACCCAAATTATCGAGATTGAGATCGTGCCCCGCATTAACCCCCAGCCCGGCATCTTGCGCTGCGCGAGCCGAAGCCGCGTACTGCCGAAAAACAGGACCCACATCGCCCCCGTCATAAGCAGAAGCATAAGACTCCGTATAAAGCTCCACGCGATCCGCACCCAGATCCTTTGCCAGAACCATATCTTCCGGCACCGGATCCATAAACAGAGAAACCCGAATACCCAGCCCCTTCAACTCCGCAATAATCGGCACAAGCCGCTCGCCATCCCGCCTCAAATCCCAACCGTGATCCGACGTACTTTGATCCGGTTCATCCGGCACCAGCGTACACTGGTCTGGCACCACATCCCGCACCATATCCATAAAATCGGGAAAGGGATTGCCCTCAATATTGTACTCCACCCCCGAAATCATTTCTT is a window encoding:
- a CDS encoding pyridoxine 5'-phosphate synthase, producing MTKLSVNLNRVALLRNSRPLTFPSVTRAAQVCIDAGAHGITVHPRPDERHIRRTDVYELKEMISGVEYNIEGNPFPDFMDMVRDVVPDQCTLVPDEPDQSTSDHGWDLRRDGERLVPIIAELKGLGIRVSLFMDPVPEDMVLAKDLGADRVELYTESYASAYDGGDVGPVFRQYAASARAAQDAGLGVNAGHDLNLDNLGEFVTIPGILEVSIGHALIADTVFMGLENTVKAYLKVLGYG